The genomic stretch ACAAGCTTGATTCCCATCCTCTAAGAAGAATCAAACCCAGGAAAGATGGTTAAGGAATAAAGACCCTCATCTATCTATGCCAACTTGCGTTGGTAGAGCTTTGTCTTTAATCACGTGTTAATTTCAAAAGaactaaaaaattaagaaaGCCTTTTTAGTTCGTTTCAATTACATCTTTAAACGCTAAATGAGTATTCCCTCCTCTTAATCAATCATCAATCAAAATTAGGTTAGTGCTCACTAGTGCATTCTTTAATTGATCATTAGAGATTAACAAACGTTGCAACACAAATCTCTTAAACTCAATCGCCATGCTTCAAACAGCATAATCATATCTTACCAATGAAAATTTCCTACATCAAGTTATAGTACATCATTATTTTAATAACATGATAAATTTAAGTTCGGTACAATGGAAAGAGGACATGGGGGGAAAAATGGACCTCCATTGCACAGGAAAATCTAAAAGACACTAAAAGGGTAATCAACAAACATTTCTAACTCTTTTATAATTTTGGTGTAACTTGAAAGTTATTCTCTTGAACATAATGCTGTAAAACATCACTTGGTAGCAGCAGAACTAGCTGAGAGTCTTTGGCTCCTTGCTTTATCAGCTCTTTCCAAGTAATCTTGATGAGATTGATGTGTGGTTCCTACAGGGAAAGAGAAGCTCAAAGGATTAAGTAATTAAATCGCGGCCTACGTAAATATAATCCGTTTTCAAGGTCTAATCGTGATCAAAAGAAGCCGATCGAGTGATCGTATAATAATAAATCTAAATCAGATTCTAGATGTCAAAAAATAAATGCATTTTGGCTTCAACAATTTTTAAGTCATGCAATGGAATGAATATGAACAAactatttcttataagtaggaaaTGGCATGTGTAAAAGTTTGCAACTAAAGTTTAACATAGGGATAGTTCCGATTTCCGAAATACTAGTACAACAAATATGTGAAATTCAAACAATTTTAACCCTATGAAAATTATAGCCTTCTACTTCCAATGCCATAGCTTAATTCAAAGTTAAGAGCTTAGATAAGGAAAATATCAAATGAAACTCCATTGACAGATAGATTTACTTCCCTTTTTGTTTAGGAATGAAAAATCATTCATAGACTTAGGCTCTCACCAGCAACCTCCAAAACCCATGATCCAAATGGGACAATTCCTATCTCTCACTATTTATTGCAAATAAACCCTAAAACAGGATTGTAACTCTCTAATTGATTTATCCTTCAGCTCAACAACAACTAACTAGGTCAAAATCACTACTCAGACAAATTTCATTACCCTAAAACTACttctaagttctaacctaattttaacaaaattaaaagtcACAAAGAATCAAATTTGCAAAAATAGAACCAAGCACACACTAAATAGCTCCTCAAATTATCTTTTCCCTAAATCACACAAACAAACGAATAATCAAATAAACACACTTATAAAAGATTCGAGCTTTACAACGCAACAATGGTTTGAAGGATCTGAATTATgtataaaataagaataaaggGAAGTCACCTCTGTTTCTAAGGAACCAGGGAACGGAGAAGACGGCAGTGATGAGAACTATGCCAACGAAGACATGTTTTGGAGAACCGCTATATAGATAGTGATCCAATTTTGCCCTAAATCCACCACTTCCTACCTTCGCTTTTGTTTCgctcttcattttcttattcttcttctcacTTCAGAGCCTTGAATAAAAGGAAGAGGCTGATTGTTCAATATTTCAGCTTAGAgttgaattttcattttcatcaaCACTTTGGTGAATTCATTTTCGTTTTAAtgtgttaataaaaaatattaaaaaacaaaaaaagtattataaatttttttgtttaattgcACAAAATGTTACTACTGCTTGAGTGAGTAAAATATTGACTAATTAGATTAGTGGTTAGGTTATTAGTTTTCGATTAGGGATTattagattttgtgatttttagctattaattagtcattatttatatttttaatagtgtaaGATTATATCTAATTGTGTgaaattatttaactttttttgttaattaaatgctgatcagattttaataaaagtgcTGGTCTTCTATATTTTTTCATTAGTTCCCTTAAGCAAGTATAGAGAATTTAAATTTTGCTTTGTGTATGTAGTAATTTATTGATcaatgataaatttttaaataaattttaatactataacaaattaattcttaatctataagaacaaaaaataccataaaaaactaaaaaaattagctCCCACCTTGAAGAATATCTTCAACAGATTTATATTAACAAGCTATGCTATTCTTAATTAgctttattaataataaaaagatagTTATGATGACTCCCTTGctaaaaaagtttttatttGGTAGACAATTTTGTGATATGCTAAAATAGGAGTTTTGGTCTTTTGGAGGTaaccttttaaaaaaataataatataactcCTATTTGAtaaaagcatttttattttttaaaaatatgagaTTTGAAGAAATCACCAAAAAACGAATGCTAATTTGCTAAATGCACTTTTTCCTATAAATGTCGGATTTTGTCCAAATTTGGgcttaattaatttttgttgaatttgggcCTCAATCTGATTTGGCACTTTTTGTGCTCTCATTGGACCACCCTTCATCCGGGCTCTCTCAAAAGATAGTGTAGACATCTAGTGATGACTTGAGATGCCTTGGGCCTCTTACTATTGGACCAcaacagaaaaaaaatttactataaCTGTTGATTCATTAAATAAAATgttaataaaaacaaaaattgaattGTCCAAACTCCAAAGTGAACAAATATGAAAACTTTTTATGACTAATGAACAAAAATACCTTTAAATGTTCATAACTTTATataattgattgaaaaatttaagaatatttttatccTGCATAATCATATTTCGTCTTGTATATACATCAATTCATTAATTAGTTATAAACTCTTAAATAAAGCTCAACTTTACAGCGAATCAGCTCTTAAACTTTTGAGCTAGAAGATAATTGTTggcaaaataattaattttagaataAATGCCCTTTCCAATCTCTAACCATTTGTTCGATAGACTTTCTACCccataaaaaatctaaaaattcaAATCGGTCCCTATATACTTTGAAATATGTACATTCTAGTCTCTATCAACTTTGAGTAAATGCCTTTTCGATCATTGGTAATATCTTTTCTGATCCCTAACCAGGGACTGGAACATACATATATCAAAGTAGATAGGAATCGATTTaggtttttaaatttttcaaggGGTGAAAAGTCCATCAGACAAATAATTAggaattgaaaaagatatttactcttaattttactccacaaaaacaaagaattaaGGGGAGAGGGAAAAAGTTATCTTTAAACTTAGAAGGTGGGTCAGTGTCAAGCACAATATGAATTATGATACAGCAAATGCACCACTGTCTACATAATAAGTGTCCAACTTTCTTGGACCCTACCACAATTATTACTCCATATTTCTATCTATCTAGTGACTATTCATCTTCAATCTTCTTCAActccttcttctcttcttccagtgatgatgaagatgaagatgcCCCATTATTACTACTCATTGTGTGCAATGTTGCTTCTTGTGATTTCAGGCACCACTGTGGTCACAGCCACAGACCACATTGTTGGTGCAAACCGTGGCTGGAACCCTGGCATGAACTACACTCTTTGGGCCAATAACCACACTTTCTATGTTGGTGACCTCATTTGTTAGTATACTCAtttctctccttcttcttaatTACCCTTCTCTTTCCCATTTCTGAATTCTATCTTTCTTGTAAATGTGACTATTGTTATTCACATAGATCTATATATCATAGATCTAAAACATTCTATTTTGGTCTAtagtttgttttgttttgttcaagtaaagaaaatgattaattaaaatatacgttaaaaatgagttaaataatatatatttataaacaaatatatAGTAACTTTACACATGACATTTTTTATCTACATTACTACTAGTTTTAGTGTTTATGGCTTAATAGATAATTCTCAATCAAACTTTACATTCTTTTCTTATATTACTCTTATCAGAATAGTATTATCCACCACTAGTTTATTTTTGGTAGAAATTCatgtgcagtcgacttcacatgaagttgatAGGTGAGAATCGTTAGATagtttgactgatttgactaaatttttgttttacGGCTCTCCGCTATCAACTTCACGTTAAGTctgactgcacctgagttttcacttttattttttcatttttttaatccaTTAGACTTTTGAGTTTCATAATTTACATTGTTTTGTTAACAGCATTTAGGTACCAGAAGACACAGTACAATGTGTTTGAAGTGAACCAAACTGGGTATGATAACTGCACTACAGATAGTGCTGTTGGGAATTGGAGCAGTGGCAAGGATTTCATACCCTTAAACAAGGCCAAGAGATACTACTTTATTTGTGGCAATGGCCAATGTTTCAATGGGATGAAGGTCTCTGTTCTTGTTCATCCTCTTCCGCCTCCTCCTTCGGCCGCCGTGGCGGCCGAACATTCAACAAAGTCAGCTTCTCCTCCTCCTGGGCTCTTGGATTGGGGACTCTACTCTTTAATGGTGTCTAttgttttacatttttatttCGGTTTAGATCGGATTGGATTGGTTAGTTAATTAATTTGTCAAGCATAAACATTATTGTTAGTTCGGTTTGTCCTTAATTTCCTATCAAATCAGAACTTTATGATGTTGTGATTACAATGATATTCACTCAATGGATATCATGACTTTTGTTAGTATGAGAAATTATTTATTCTCCATTTATATGAAGTAAGAGTTGattagtttttaggattttaagacattaattatatatactttttaactttatttaatttttgtttttatgatgtCTTTTAATTTGGACTTAAGACTAATCTGTTGCAGATCTGAACTTTATTTAATCTTGTAATCgtaatacaatttttttaaaaaactttttttgTTCTACTTAAACCTTTGATTGCAAGTGGTTACCTTTTTAActtttccaatgatgtataactATTTGTCTTAGACTAATGACTATTGCTTAGTTATATAggtcaattcaattcaattgaaCTAGTGtagaaattcaaaatatttctaatttgGTGTAGAATAAATATTGTGATAAAAATGACTCattttatcaatatatatatttggtaaaaaaaaaatatatagttgACTCACTACATCAGAAGCCAAGCTAATTATTATTAGGGTCCGTTTGGAAATactaaaaagttatttttttcaacttttGACTTATAGAAAGTTACATTAATGTGTTTGGTACAATTTTTTAGAtcaacttttaattttttaaaaagttatttaagagtttttaaagaaattaaaaaatgtgaCTTCTCCTATTTTCAAAAGCTATTTTATCACTCTTATTTAATGCACAATTTTAAAACAAGAACTTCTATAATAATTATCCAAActcaaaataacttatttaaaagttattattaataaaagtccttatattttaagctcatttttcaaaagaacttaTTTAAGAAATTTAGTCAAACTGGTAATTAATGTTTATATATGAAGAAATTGGAGATACACtctttacaaaatttttaatcacttaattataataaatttttatatttatttatcttataaaaaatatttaattaaaaataaaatttgatgaGTATTTATAAGACAATATCCAAATATTCGATATTTATTTAAACGAATAAATAAACTAATTACTCAAtcaattaaatttgattttacaTATCAATACAATGAATTAATATTTATTCGATTTTAGAATAACAACCATaaaatacttattttttatttatattctattgtttcaaattaaatactattatttcaaaatttgaaaacaagtacattatatactattatatatttataaaaataaatttcatttagttttaaaatttaagtgttacaatttttaaaaataattttagaaaaacaaaaagcaaaaatttaaaaaattttaaaaaagcaAAGGCAACACTAACCAGTAACCGCCATGGATCTTCAAAACTGAAGCAGAAGAAACCAGCCGGAGAGAAGCACAATTACGAAAGTGCCCTTAAACCCCTGAAAACACAAAATCCTACTTATAACTATTTCTCTCTTCAGCGTCACAGATTCGTcttcagcttcttcttcttcttcttccctctcGCTAGGTATTATATTACTCTTCCAATCTCTCTCTTTTCCGAGATTCGTAGCTAtatttttcgttcttttttacattgaatttatttatgttttaatgTTTCTAATTTCTGCAGTTTTCGAATTCGTTCATgtaattctttcttttttacttCATATTTTGGTGTTTAGATGTTGACGCAAgctgaaaataaaaaattattcgaAAAAGTTCAtgactttttagtttttattgatGCTGAATGCGGTGATGTTGTTGTTATTGCTATAAGATGAGTATTATTGTTGGCTGATGCGCAATTCCCTCGCTTCGCATTGTGGTGTTGCTTGCTTGCTCTGTAATTGTTActtaattttatctaatttgttGTTGCTGGTAATTTTTATTGATGATCGAATGTGCTGTTGTTGGTAAATCTTCTCCTAAATATACAGAAAAGTAGGTTTTCAACCAAATTCTTCCTGGTTAAGTGTCAGCATATCTTTGTTTGTCACCATATCTATTAGAAGCTCAAACTCTATTTTCTATTTCTGCCATTACTGAACAATAAAGTGACCTCAGTTACAGTTACAGTTACAGTTACTCTAACACTTCTGATTTTGTTAAGGTAATGGCGTTTTTGCAACGAATCCGAAACAACAAGCTCAAAACAGCTTTCACCCAATTAAAGAACCATAGATGTTACATGCGGCTTCCCCATTCTTCATCCATCAATTCCATTCCAAAACCAGGCACTCTTCGGATTCCGCAGCCCTATTGGGCATTCCATGACACACCTCTCGTTTCTAGTAGCGTAAGGTTTTTTGCTGCTCCCATTCAGGTAAATTTTCAAGCATTTGTCTATGCTCGAGGTTATTGTCGAAGCTGTTGTCTTGAATCTTAACTGTGATTGGAATTGGGTTGCTTTTATTAGTTTTGCTATCCATGGTGGGGCGTTTTTTAGGTTGATTATTGACTTGTTTCATGGCTGATCAATGTGGGGGATGTCATTTTTCTGCGTTGAACTTGTGGAgagttttgaattttggtaGCATAGGCCGGGTTATGTTGTGATGGAGTGGGCATTAATGGTTAAATGGTAGTGGTCTTGGATTTGATGATGTCAGTTGATACATTTTGGGATTTCAGTTTCAGAGTAAgtggaagaaggaagaagaggacTCCATTGAAGGGCGACGATTGAATGACCAAATCAAAGCTCAATATGTTAGGCTTGTATTTGACGATGGTACAAATTTCTCATGCTAATgaatggggatttggttgttttattttgttttgttattaTCATATTGGACAGCATTGCATATGTATGTTGAATTTCAAGTCTTACCATCATTCATCTTTTCTTATTCTTAATTGCTTAAATTGAGGAAtgttgatttatttttcataatggTTATGCTGCACTAGCTCATTACTATGGGGCTTGCAGTTTAGCcattttgttttatcttttatgAATAGTAATATGTTTTGGAGTCATGCACTCATGCTTAGATGATAGATATCCATGGATCTGCTGTGGATGGAAACATACCAATTAGATATATGTCTGCTTGAAAGatcatctttattttctatttatgaCAATATGAAATTCACAGGGAATCATTCAATAATATCAAGGTTTGAAGCACTTGATCGTGCCAGGAAGCTCAAACTTGATTTGGTTGAGGtgattatttttagtttattattttcttctagAGTCTTTTCCATTTAACTGATATTTCGATATACTTGCATAATATAGGTGTTGAGTTGAAGTAGGTTACATAATTTGAATGAAAATGTTTACTGAAGGATTTATTGTTTTTCTGCTATCCTGGGGTCTTTCCAGTGATTATGTCATAATCTGGATTTTGGTAA from Arachis stenosperma cultivar V10309 chromosome 9, arast.V10309.gnm1.PFL2, whole genome shotgun sequence encodes the following:
- the LOC130950964 gene encoding uncharacterized protein LOC130950964 translates to MKSETKAKVGSGGFRAKLDHYLYSGSPKHVFVGIVLITAVFSVPWFLRNRGTTHQSHQDYLERADKARSQRLSASSAATK
- the LOC130951637 gene encoding early nodulin-like protein 19, yielding MMKMKMPHYYYSLCAMLLLVISGTTVVTATDHIVGANRGWNPGMNYTLWANNHTFYVGDLISFRYQKTQYNVFEVNQTGYDNCTTDSAVGNWSSGKDFIPLNKAKRYYFICGNGQCFNGMKVSVLVHPLPPPPSAAVAAEHSTKSASPPPGLLDWGLYSLMVSIVLHFYFGLDRIGLVS